In the Sandaracinus amylolyticus genome, CGAGCCGCACGCGCATGCGCTCGAGCTCCTCCGCGAGCTCCACGATCTCCACCGGGCCTTCCGCTGCGAGCGACTCGCCGAAGTCGCCGCGCGAGAGGCGCTGCGCCACGCGCGAGATCTCGGCGAGCGGCTGGCTGATCTCCGCCGCCATGCGCCGCGCGGTCCACATCGCGAACACCAGCGCGATCGCCGCGAGCAACACGCCCGCGACCAGCGCGCTCGTGCCGAGCCGCCCGACGTCGCCCTCCTGCGCGCGCGCTGCCGCGTGGAGCTCCGCGAGGCGCTCGACCCAGATCGTCGTGATCCGCGCGTCGAGCTCGCTGCGCTCGTGCTCCGCGGTCGCGCTGTACGGCGAGCACACGCCCGACCCGAGCAGCCGGTCCGCGAGGTCGAGGTATCCGACCGACGCGCGACGCAGCGGCTGCGAGACCGGCGCGGTGCCCCTCAGCCGTTCGCGCAGGATCTCCGCATTGCGCTCGATCGGCTCGGTCGCCGCCTCTTCTTCACCGCGCGCGCAGCGCGCGAGCGCGTGGCGCATCGAGAGATCGAGGTTCCAGTCCGCCTCGTGCAGCGCACCCTCGCGCGCGAGCGTGCCGAGCTCGTCCTCACCGAGCTCCACGACGAGCTGCGTCATGCGCCCGAGCGCGCCGAGCACGATCGCGAGCGCTGCCGTGACGACGAGGAGCGGAGCGGCGTGGGAGACGACGAGGCGCGAGAAGAGACGCATTCGGTTCCATCGCTGGAGCCAGCGAGCGCGGCGGGGCTGCGGGGCGCGCGTCGGAATCCTCAGCATTCGGCGTTCCGTCGGGTTCCTCCGAACATATCGCGAGATCCGCGCGAAGACCGTCGGTCCTCGCCGACGGTGTCGGTGAGACCTGTCGGTGATCCACGACGGTGGCGCGCGGAGCCGCGCGTTTCACGGCGATCCCGAGGTGGCACGCGACGTGGACCAGGGCGCGCCCCGTGGCTCATCCCGAACGGTCCCCCAGCGCCTTCGCCGACACCCTCGCGTCGTGGCGAGAGATGTTCGACCGGCGCACCGCCGGCGCGAACGTCGGCGCCGGTCTGGTGGTCGCGATGGTCGCGATCCCGCTCAACCTCGCGCTCGCGGTCGCATGCGATCTGCCGCCCGCCGCGGGCCTCGTGAGCGGCGCGATCGGTGGGCTGATCGCGTCGCTCTTCGGCGGCTCGCGCCTCAACGTGACCGGTCCCGAGGTCGCGCTCGCGCCGCTCACCGCGGCGATCGTCGCGACCCACGGCATCGACGGAATGCTGATCGCGACGGCGATCGCGGGCGCGGTGCAGATCGCGCTCGGCGTGCTGCGGGTCGGCGGGCTGGTGCGCCTGCTGCCACGGCCGGTCGTCGGGGGCTTCCTCGCGGCGGTGGGCGTGATGGTGTTCGACTCGCAGCTGCCGCACTTGATCGGCGTGCACGACGGGCGGCGCGTCGCCGCGCTCGCGATCGCGCTGCCCGACGTCTCCCCCGACGTGCTCGCGATCGCGATCGGCGCCGTGGTGATGCTCGTGTTGATCGTGCTCCCGCGCGTCGCGCCGCGAGTCCCCGCGCCGCTCGTCGCGCTCTCGCTCGCGGTGGGCGTCGTCGCGTGGCTCGGCCTCGACGTCGAGCGCGTCGCACCGCTGCACGGCAACGCGCTCGCGCTCCACGTGCCGAGCCTCGACCGTGTGGATCTCGCGGCGCTGGTGCCGAGCGCGCTCGCGCTCGCGGCGCTGGCCTCGGTGGACTCGCTGCTCTGCGCGGTGAGCATCGACGCGCGCACCGGCGGCCCCGCGCACCGCCCCGATCAGGAGCTCGTCGCGCAGGGCGTCGCGAACCTGGCGTGCGCCGCGTTCGGCGGCATGCCGGTCGCGGCCGCGGTCGTGCGCAGCGTCGCGGCGATCGAGGCGCGCGGCAGCACGCGCCTCTGCGGCGTCGTGCAGTCGATCGTGCTGCTCGCGGTGGTGCTCGTGCTCGGGCCGCACCTCGACGTCGTGCCGCTCGCGGCGCTCTCGGGCGTCCTCCTCGTCGTCGGCGCGAAGCTGATCGATCTGAGCGAGCTCGCGAAGCTCGCGAAGGTGCGCCGCTTCGAGGCCATCGTGTTCGTCGCGACCGCGATCGCGATCGTCACGACCGGCTTCGTCGAGGGCCTGCTGATCGGCTTCGCGCTCGCGGTGGTGGAGCACGTGAGCGCGCAGGGCGCTGCGCTCCGGCTCGACACGCACGTGCTCGGCCGCACGCGCGTCGCGCGCCTCGAAGGCCCGCTGGTGTTCGCGTCGCAGCACCGCGCGCAGCAGCTCGTGCGCGGCATCCCCGGCGACGAGACGCGCGCGCTCGTCATCGAGCTCGAGGGCGTGACCCACTGGGACGCGAGCGGCATCGCCGCGCTCCGCACCGCGCTCTCCCCGCTGGCAGCGCGCGGCACGCGCATCGAGGTCGTGCCCGGCGACGCGGTCCCGGTCGACGCGCTCGAGCGCGATCTCGCGGGCATCGCGCAGGTCCGCGCGCGACGCGAGAGCAATCTACCGCGCCCGAGCGAGGGCGAGGCCCGATCCGGCCTCGACGCGCTGGCGCTCGATGGAGCCGAGTGAGGCTCGTGGAGGTGGACGCGATGGATCGCAGCGCGACGGCGACGGTCGAACGAGACGAGACGGCGGAGAGCACGAGCGCGGCGGCGCGTGCGCGACGGAGCGCACGCGCCACCTGGGCGGGTGTCGCGCTGCTGGTCGGCCCGGCGATGGCGATCGTCGCGGCAGCGGTGCTCGCGACCGGCAGCGACGGGCCCCGCGGGCCCGCGCTGATCGTGTTCCTGATCGGCCTCGGCGCCACGGTCACCGCCGATCGCAGCGGGCGCCGGTGAGCGTCAGCGCGTGGCGTGCTTCGTGAGCTTCTCGAGGTACGCCGCGCAGCCGGGCTCGCCCTCGCGCGGGGCCCACGACGCGAAGTCCTTGTCGTTCGCGACCTGATAGGGCCCCGGCTTCACCTCGAAGCAGATCGCGCTCTCGCTGCGGACCACGAGCGAGTGCCAGACGCCCGGCGCGATGTCGATGCCGCACGCGTGCGCGCGCTGCAGCGGATCGCCGAGGATGTCGCAGCGCTCGATCTCCCCGCGATCGTCGAACACGAAGAACGCGACCTCGCCGCGCAGGATCACGAAGGTCTCGCTCTTCGCGGGGTCGAGATGTCGATGCGGCGTGATGTACGTGCCGCGCGTCATCACGTTCAAGAAGCGGTGCGGGTTGTCGTCGAGCGACGGATGGAAATTGTGGTTCGTCCGCCCTCGCGCCGAGCTCGCCGCACGCGCGAGCGTCGTCTCGAAGAGCGCCTCGTCGATCAGCTGCACCCTGTTGGTCACAGGGCCCAACATGAGCACACGTGCCCGTTCACGTGTACGAGATCGTTCGCGGTCCTCGGTAACGTGCGCGACACCGCACGTTTACGCGCCAATTGTCGCGTGCGGGGTATACTGGCTCGTTCGCCGTCATGGACCGGTCAAACAAGGACGCACCTCCTGCGCCTCCGCTCCCGGAGCTCCCGCGAGCCCGACCTGTCCCCAAAGCGCGCGTCCAGGCCGCCGGTGCCGCGCCGACGCCCACGCCCGGCCTCGCGATCCCGACGCCACCCGACGGCTCGTCGCGCGACTGGATGACCCAGGAGATCTCGCTCGCGAACGCGCAGGCGCTGCCCTCCGAGCAGGTCTCCCTCGAAGACATCGAGCCGGTCACGCACTCGGGCCGCGCCTCGCTCTCGCGCGCGCCCTCGCTCGCGCGCTTCGGTCGTTACGACCTGCTGGGACGCATCGCGTTCGGCGGCATGGCGGAGATCTTCCTCGCGCGCGAGGTCAGCGAGACCGGGCGCGCGGGGCGCCACGTCGTGCTCAAGCGCGTGCTCCCGCACGTCGCGGAGGACGAGCACTTCGTCGAGATGTTCGTCGACGAGGCGCGCCTCGCGATGCACCTCAACCACCCGAAC is a window encoding:
- a CDS encoding SulP family inorganic anion transporter — translated: MFDRRTAGANVGAGLVVAMVAIPLNLALAVACDLPPAAGLVSGAIGGLIASLFGGSRLNVTGPEVALAPLTAAIVATHGIDGMLIATAIAGAVQIALGVLRVGGLVRLLPRPVVGGFLAAVGVMVFDSQLPHLIGVHDGRRVAALAIALPDVSPDVLAIAIGAVVMLVLIVLPRVAPRVPAPLVALSLAVGVVAWLGLDVERVAPLHGNALALHVPSLDRVDLAALVPSALALAALASVDSLLCAVSIDARTGGPAHRPDQELVAQGVANLACAAFGGMPVAAAVVRSVAAIEARGSTRLCGVVQSIVLLAVVLVLGPHLDVVPLAALSGVLLVVGAKLIDLSELAKLAKVRRFEAIVFVATAIAIVTTGFVEGLLIGFALAVVEHVSAQGAALRLDTHVLGRTRVARLEGPLVFASQHRAQQLVRGIPGDETRALVIELEGVTHWDASGIAALRTALSPLAARGTRIEVVPGDAVPVDALERDLAGIAQVRARRESNLPRPSEGEARSGLDALALDGAE
- a CDS encoding WbuC family cupin fold metalloprotein — translated: MTNRVQLIDEALFETTLARAASSARGRTNHNFHPSLDDNPHRFLNVMTRGTYITPHRHLDPAKSETFVILRGEVAFFVFDDRGEIERCDILGDPLQRAHACGIDIAPGVWHSLVVRSESAICFEVKPGPYQVANDKDFASWAPREGEPGCAAYLEKLTKHATR